Within Micromonospora parathelypteridis, the genomic segment CCGCCGGCACCGCCACTCCGTCTTGCTGGTGATACGCGTGCCGTCCAGCTTTCGGAACGGGTCGGGCAGCCGGGAACTGGCCGGTACGGACGTGTTCGGCACCGGACAGTCGATGCCCTCGTCTTCGACGGTGGCGGCGGCGTGCGCGGGTGTGGTGGGGCCTATGACGGCTGCCGTGCCGGCGACGGCGAGCACCGCCACCGCGAGCGCGATGACCGCCGACCGTATCTTCGAGCGGCTTGGGCTGATGGTCATGGTGAGTTCTTCTCCCGGGTTGGCGGTGGATGTCGGATTGGCCTCGATGCGGTTGGGGGGTTACCGCGACCGGTCGCCGCGGACGGCACGTGCGCGGCTGCGCCGTGTGCGGGTCAGGGTGTGAGCGGTACGCGAGCTGGCGGTGCCGACGGGACCGCGGCGCGCGCAGCTGTCTCGGTCCGTGCCAGGGCTGACCTCGACCGGTGTGGCGCCCATCGCGGCCTCCTTTACAAGCGACGGTGCGGGTGCGGGTGCGGGTGCGACCCGAGGCCGGTTGAGCTGGGGCATTGACCTCGATCTGGCACCCGTAGGGCGACAGGTTACGGAGAAGTTTCGTCGGATTCAAGCCCGTGAATTTCCCTGTCGACCTGGCCTTCTGCCGCGAAACTCCAGGCCAGACCCCGGATGTGCGCCGCCAAATTCTTCGCAACTTTCGACCAGATGCCGCAAGTTGCGGCGATCCCGAGGCCACCGAAGGCCGGTTTCAGGTCTATGAGTATCGACCGGCGCGATTGCGGCCCGCCCCGACTTCACCACTGGTGACGACATTAGATCTCGGTTGACCTGCAAAGATGCTGCGGTCATCCCGACAACCATCGATACCTGAGGCGGGCAAGCGTCGGCGAGGAGCAGAAATTTCGGGTCTAGGAAATTTCGACAAAGTTTCGTAACCTCTGCCACAGACAGCTGGGAACCCCCATGAGGTCCGCGACCGGCACCCCTCGAGGGCAGCATGAGCCGGCCCGCCGCCTCGTCCGACCCGGAGGTACAGATGCGTAGAAGATCGTCCAGACCGCTACTGGCCGTTTTCGCCGCGGTCGTGGTGGCTCTCAGTGCGCCATTCCTCGCTGGTGGCGCGGCCAGCGCCGAGTCCAACGGCGGCGTCCGTGTGATGACGCTCGGTGACTCCATCACCGACGGTCTCACCGTGCCCGGCGGCTACCGAATCGGTCTCTGGCAGAAACTCGTCGCCGGCGGTCACACCGTCGACTTCGTCGGATCCCAGTTCAACGGGCCCAGCAGCCTCGGCGACCACGACCACGAAGGCCACTCCGGCTGGCGCATCGACCAGATCGACGCCAACATCGTCAACTGGCTTCGCACCACCACGCCCCGCACCGTACTGCTGCACATCGGCACCAACGACATGTTCGGCAACGCCGCCAACGCGCCCGCACGACTGTCCACACTGCTCGACCGGATCACCAACACGTCGCCCGGCATCATCGTGTTCGTCGCGACCATCATCCCGTTCCCCGCGGCCGATGCCGCCGTGCGCACGTTCAACGCCGCGATCCCCGGCATCGTGCAAGGAAAGGTCGCCGCGGGCAAACGCGTGTACCTGGTCGACATGTACCGCGCGTTGACCGCCACCGACCTCGCCGACGGCGTGCACCCCAACGCCGGCGGCTACGAGAAGATGTCCACCGTCTGGTTCAACGCGCTGCGCTCCGTCCCGGACAGCCTCACCAACGGCACCCCCTCGCCGAGCCCCACCACCCCGGCTCCGCCGACGACCCCGCCGCCCACGACTCCGCCTCCGGGCGGTAGCTGCACCGCGCAGACCTCACCGGGCACGGTCTGGGGCGACCGATACAACACCGCGGTAACGGTCAACGGCGCCAGCACCTGGACCGTGGTGGTCAGCGTCAACGCACCCCAACGAATCACCACCACCTGGAGCGGCAGCGCCAGCCTGAACAGCAACGGCACCGTGCTCACCATGCGATCCAACGGCAGCGGCAACACGTTCGGCTTCACCACCATGACAAACGGCAACTCCGGAGCCCGACCCCAGATCAACTCCTGCACCGCCGGCTAGGGCCTGTTTCGTAAGGGCGGTCGAGCCGAGGCGGAGTCCAGGCGGCGGTCCGGCAAGGCGCGGTCTCGTCCGGATACCGGTGTCGTATCCGGACGGAACCGCAACGCCGCCGGTCGTCGTCCGGGCCCGCCGCAGGCCGGCCAGTCCTTATGAAACAAGCCCTAGTACTCCGACGCCCTGCCCGTCGACCTCTCAAAGACTGTTGCCGCACGAGCCAGTGGAGTGAGATGTGAAGAAGAACCAGGTTGTAATGGTGGCCGCAGCGACCGCGTTGGCCACCGTGGCGGGAGTCCTGACTGCCCCGCCGCCCCTGCTGGCCGCAACGCCTGACATCACCGTCAATACCGCCTCGTCGTACCAGACGATCGACGGCTTCGGGGCCGCGACGCCGATCTTCAATGGTTCCGGTAGCCCGTGGACGGACAGCGAGACCCAGACACTCGTCGGCATGGGCCAGGGGCAGCTCGGCATGTCGATCGTTCGGACCGTGGTGTCGCCGGTGTCGAGCGAGTGGAGCCTGTACGCGAACAGCCTGAAAATGGCGAAGTCTTACGGCTCCGACGTCAAGATTCTTGCCTCGCCCTGGACGGCCCCCGCAGCATTCAAGACAAACAACAGCAGGATCAACGGCGGCAAGCTCAGGACCGACTACTACGACGACTATGCGGAGCACCTGAACAGCTACGTTCAGTACATGAAGGGCCAGGGCGTCCCGATCGACGTGACCTCGGTCCAGAACGAGCCGGACTGGCACCCGGACTACGATTCCATGGACTGGACCGGCACCGAGTTGCGGAACTTCGTCCGCGACCAGGGCACCAGGATCAGAGACACAAGGCTCATGGTCGGCGAATCCTTGAGATTCAACCGCGCGTACACCGACCCCACGCTGCAGGACGCCACCGCGCGCAACAACGTCGGCTATGTGGGCGGGCACCTGTACGACGCCGAGAACAGTGGCAACCTGTCCTCCTACCCGCTCGCGAACCAGTACGGCAAGAACCAGTGGATGACCGAGTGGAACCTGCACGCGGCCGACGGGAACGGTTCGAACATCTGGGGGAATCCCAGCAACGCGGCTGTCTGGAACGAGACCCTGGACAACATCATGCGGACCGTACACCGGTCGATGGAGGCCAGTTGGAGCGCATACATCTGGTGGTACGGCCGCCGCTTCTACTCCTTCATCGGTGACGGCGACTCGCAGTACGGGACCACGAAGGGCGCGGTCCTCAGACGCGGCCAGGCATTTTCGCAATACTCCAAGTACGTCCGGCCCGGCGACAAGCGGGTCGCCCTCTCGAAGAGCTCGAAAACGTCGTCCCTGGAGGTCACGGCCTACCAGGGTAGGGGCAAGGTCACGCTGGTGATCCTCAACCGTTCGAACAGCGCGGTCGACAGTGCCGTCGTCCAGACGCCACAGAGCATCTCGAACGCCGAATACACCGTCACCTCACAAGGCCTGGGCGCCGCAGCACAGCCGGTGAGTCTCGGCGACGGACAGGCGACCATCAACATCCCGGCGCGGAGCATCTCCACTCTCACCGTCAGCGAAGGTGCCGCCCCGACCGACCCGCCAACCACCCCGCCGGCCGGAGATAGCTGCTCGGCGTCGGTGACGCAGGGCACTGTCTGGGGCGACCGGTACAACACCTCGGTGACGGTCAGCGGAGCCAGCAACTGGACCGCGGTCGTGAGCATCACCTCGCCGCAGCGGGTCTCCACCACCTGGGGCGGCGGCAGCTTCACCTGGGACAGCAGCGGCACGGTGGCGACGGTGCGGTCCAACGGCAGCGGCAACACCTTCGGCTTCACCACCATGATGAACGGCAACTCCGGCGCACGACCACAGATCAGATCCTGTACCGCCTCCTGACCACACCAACCCGTGTCCGATGACCGATGCCGAGCCACCACCACTCGTTCGCAGCAGCCCAAACGATCATCGTCCCACCGCCGATGACGCTCGGCGCGACTCTGAAGCTCGCGCAAGCCTGGCTGCGTTGGGGCCTGATGTGGGAGTTCATGGTGCGGTCTCCGGGGGCACGGGTAGGGCAGCTGGGCGTGGCCGCAGACGTCGATCTGGTCCGAACGTTGTGGCGCCGGAGCTTTGATCGAGTTGGGCCGTTGGACGTCCTGCTAGCGTGCGCGGATGCAAGATCTTGGATCTGTGGCTTGGCCGCCTGAGCCGATCAGGACTGAGAGGCTCGTGCTTCGTGAGACCGAGGCCCGGGACCGTGCGGCGTTCATCGAGCTGCTTGCCTCGCCAGAGGCGCATACCTATCTCGGCGGGCCGCGCCCGCGCGACGTGCTTGAGCGCGAACTGCCCGAGGTGCCCGAGCGGTGGCCGGGAAGTTTCGTCGTCGACCTCGACGGAATAATGATCGGCCAGATCCTGCTCAGGAGACCGGCCAGGCACCGCCCGGCTGCTATGGGGAAGGTTGATCTCGGTTACCTGTTTCTGCCACGGGCGTGGGGACTCGGGTATGCCGTCGAGGCGTGCGCGGCGGCACTCGGTTGGCTCGACAATGTCCTTCCCGGTGAGCCGGTGGTGCTCGCCACCCAGACCGCTAACGTCGGCTCGATGCGCCTCGCGGCGAAGCTGGGCTTCACCGAGGTAGAACGGTTCCATGCCTGGGACGCCGAGCAGTGGCTCGGCATGCGGTCCCCGGTCACGCCGTCCAGTTGAGTTGCAGCGGAACCGCCGGGGGTACCGGCTCGTCCGCCTGTCTCGCCAGCAACTCGGCCAGCGGAGACGCCGACCGGACGCCGTGGTTGCTGGCGCTCATCTCACTGCGGAAGAGAGGCGCCCTCGTCCGACAGCGCGACGCGGCGTAGGTGCTCCGCGAGCGCGCCGGCGGCCCCGGACGCCACCTCGACTTTCGTTCCCCAGGCCAGCAGGTGGCGCCGGCGTGACCAGGGCTCCTGGAGGTCGCACATCGCCAGCGGCTGGTTCGGGTCGACGGCACGACGCGGGACGACGGCCAGCCCCGCACCAGCGGCGACGAGCGCGATGACGGTATTCAGGTTGGCGACGCTGGTGCGGTACCGGGGAACCGGGGCGTGGGCACCCACGTGCTTCTCGATCCAGCGTCGCAGCGACGATCCGGCGTCGAGCCCGACGAGCGGGTGCTCGGCGACCTCGCGATAAGGCATCGCGGTCCGCCCGGCGAGGATGCCGCCGGCCTGCCCGATGACGACGAGTGAGTCGTCGCCAAGGGCTTCTGTGTCCAACCCACAGCCACGCGCCTCGTCGTCGAGGACGATGCCCAGGTCTGCCTCGCCGTCCGCGAGCATCCGCACCGTACGAGGGGTGCGGCATTCGGCGACGGTGACGTCGACGTCGGGGTATTCCCGGAGGAACGAGACCAGGGCCAGCGGGATCAGCCGGTGCATCGCGGAGCCCCCGGCGAGCAGGACGAGTGGTGTGGCCGGAGGACGCCGGTAGCTCGCGACGGCACCGTCGAGCCGCGCAGTCTGGGTGAGGACGTCGCGGGCGTGACGGGCGAGCGTTGTCCCTGCGGGGGTGGGGCGTACCCCCCGCCGGCCCCGGATCAGCAGCGCCACTCCCGCGCTCTGTTCGAGCGCACGCACCCGGGCACTCGCCGAGGGGAGACTCAGGTGCATCCGGCCGGCGCCCGAGGTGATCGAGCCCTCGGCGACGACGTGCAGGAAAAGGCGTAGGTCGTCCAGGTCGTAACGCACCCCGCCGAGCCTATGGCACAGCCTGAGGCTGCCTACGCCGATAGCGCATTGTGCGGCGTCACTGGCGCGGTGATGCTCGGCCTTATGCCGGACATAATGCTCGTGATGTTCGCCGGCCTCGCCGCTGGGGCGCTGAACGCCATCGGCGGCGGGGGGACGTTCGTGGCACTTCCCGCCATGGTCGCCGTCGGCGTACCGCCGGTCACCGCGAACGCCTCGACGACCGTCGCCCTCGTACCGGGGGCCGTGGTGAGCGCCTGGGTCTACCGAAAAGAGCTCGCTCCGGTCGGGAAAACCTCCCTGGCCGCGCTCACCTCGGCCAGTGTGCTCGGCGGCGGGCTCGGGGCCGGGCTGCTACTGGCGCTTCCGGCCGCGACGTTCGACGCAGCGGTGCCGTGGCTGCTCGCGTTCGGCACGCTGGTCCTCGCCCTCGGACGCCGGCTCGCTCGTGCCCTGAGCACCGCGCTGGGCCGGCCACTCGACCTGGGTGCCCGTGCGGTCCTGCTCGGGCAGTTCCTGCTAGCGATCTACGGCGGATACTTCGGCGGTGCCGTAGGCATCCTCATGCTGGCCCTGTGGGGAATCGGCCTAGGTCTCGACGCCGCGACCAGCAATCCGGCCCGAATCACCCAGGTCACTGCCGTCTACCTCACCGCGACCGCCCTCTTCCTCGTCGCGTCGGACGTCCTGAACGACCCGCTCCCCCTTGCCACGATGCTGGCCGGCGCGGTGGCCGGGGGCTTCGTCGGCGCCCATGTCGCGCGCCGCCTCCCCGCCCGGCTGCTGCGCGGCATCATCCTGGCGTCCGCCGGCACCATGACGACCCTCTACTTCCTGCGCGGTTGACCCAGCGCAGCTCGACCGCCCGACGCACCTCCACCGTCCGACCCTCGGCCCGGCCCTTCGGTAATGATTGTGCTGAGCCAGGGCGCGACACGGACTTGACGCCGGCCCAATGGCGGCCCCGGTCCCGACGCCGCCTCCTGCGCAACGCGCGCCGCGACCATCGGCCGAAAAATTCTGCGCCACCGGGCGTCGATGAGACCGTAGTTGACCCGCAGGTACAGAACGGTCTACAGTTGGCCGCATGGGACGACCCATGCAGTTCGATGCGGACGCCGCGGTCGAGACGGCGATGGGGCTCTTTTGGCGCAATGGGTACGCGGCTACAACGCCACAAGCGTTGACTTCCGAGCTCGGAATTGGCAAAGGAAGCCTCTACAACACCTTCGAGAGCAAACACAACCTGTTCCTCCTGTCGCTTGCGAGGTACAGCGCATGGCGAATGAAATTCCTCTCGGAGAACTTCTCAAGCGCCGCGCCGGTTCGCCTCCAGTTGCGAGAGGCGGTGGAGGTTCTTACGGGATACGGCGACCACGATCGAGGCTGTCTTCTTGTCAACGCCTCAGCCGAGTTGGGAAGCGCCGATCGAGCGGTGACGGACGTCACCGATGGTCTGTTCGTCGGGATTGAGGATGCCTTCCGTCAGGCAATCCAACGTGGACAGCGCGACGGAGAATTGAACACGGTGCGCGACGCCGCCACGGAGGCGGGCGCGCTACTGACAACGGTAATCGGCACGAGCCTGCTAGTGAAGGCTCGGACGGATCAGAGCCGCGTGCTCCGGATCATCGACGCGACGATCGAGGACCTCTAGCGAGCCCGCGAGCCCTCTGCCCGATCCACACACGGAACTCTAATCTCCGTGCGGAGATGCCGCGCGGAAAAAATGGGGAAGAAGCGACCTATCGTGTCGGTAAGCACGACCGGGGCGGCAGGCAAGCCGTCCAGTGAATACAGCGTCAACGACTGGCTTGTCGACGAGATGTACGAGAAGTTCCTGCTTGATCGCGACTCGGTGGATCGGTCTTGGTGGCCGACCCTCGAGAGCTACGAGCCGGTGGTGACAACGAACCAAGAACACGACCCTTCGCTGGCAGCCGCAGACGGCCGATCGTCTCGGACGGCGTCCACACCGATCAGATCAGAGCCGTTTCCCACGGACCCGCCCGAGACGCGACGTGCGTCCGCCCAAGCGACCGACGAAGTGCGGGATGCCGCGACCCCGTTAAGGGGAACGGCGAAGAGCTTGGCGCTCAACATGGACGCCAGCCTGTCCGTGCCGACCGCAACAGGCGTCCGGACGGTCCCGGCCAAATTGATGGTCGACAACCGCACGGTCATCAACGACCATCTCCGCAGGAGGCACGGGGGCAAAGTCTCCATCACCCATCTGGTCGCGTGGGCGGTGGTGCGGTCACTCAAGGAACTCCCGAGCCAGAACGTGTACTACCAGGAGATCGACGGACGGCCCTCGGCCCTCACGCCCTCTCACGTCAGCCTCGGCATCGCCATTGACATCTCGAAAGCGGGCGGGGACCGATCCCTCGTCGTCCCCGCCATCAGGCAGGCCGACGCCATGAGCTTTGACGAGTTTGTCGCGGCCTATGAGGAACTGGTTTCCAGGGCTCGTGCGAACCAGCTCACCGCGGGCGATTTCGAGAGGGTCACGATCTCGTTGACCAACCCGGGCGGAGTAGGAACGAAGCACTCCGTCCCCCGGCTGATGCGCGGCCAGGGTTCGATCATCGGCGTCGGGGCGCTGGATCTCCCGGCCGAGTTTCGAGGAGCGTCGCCGAAGACGCTGGCCGCACTGGGTGTTGGAAAGACCCTGACCCTCACAAGCACCTACGATCACCGCGTCATCCAGGGGGCCGGATCCGGCGAGTTCCTCAAGCTGATCGACGAGCACCTGACCGGCGGTCACGGGTTCTACGATGCAATCTTCACTGCGCTCCGCATCCCGTATGAGCCGATCCGCTGGGCTGCTGACCTCGGGACCGAGGTCAAGGGCGGCGTGGACAAAGCAACCAGGGTGCAGGACCTCATCAACTCGTTTCGGGTCAGCGGCCATCTCATGGCGGACGTCGATCCGCTCGATTATCGCCAGCGGTCTCATCCGGACCTGGAGCTGGCCAGCCACGGCCTGAGCCTCTGGGATCTCGATCGTGAGTTTGCGACGACTGGAATCGGTGGAGGGACATCGGCGCCGCTACGCGAGATCCTCGGAGTGCTCCACGAGTCGTACTGCCGCACGACAGGCATCGAATACATGCACATCGCCGATCCGGCGCAACGGCACTGGTTCCAGGCCCATGTGGAACGGCCATACGCCAAGCCGTCGAAGTCCGAACAGCTTCGTGTTCTCGGCAAGCTCACCGAGGCTGAGGTTTTCGAGACGTTCCTGCAGAAGAAGTACGTAGGGCAGACGCGCTTCAGTCTGGAGGGCGCTGAATCACTTATTCCACTCCTGGACACGCTCATGAGGCAGTCGCTACGCGCCGGCCTGGAGGAGGTGGCGATCGGCATGGCGCACCGCGGCAGGCTCAACGTGCTCACCAACATCGCCGGGATGACTTACGGGCAACTCTTCCGCGAGTTCGAGGGAATGAACAGCGGAGACGAAGGCTCCGGCGACGTCAAGTACCACCTCGGGAACGAAGGTACCTACCGCAGCGTCGAAGGCGAACAGATCCCGGTGTCCCTCGCGGCGAACCCCTCACATCTCGAAGCCGTCGACGGCGTGCTGGAGGGAATCGTGCGCGGCAAGCTGGATCGTGGAGCCCACTTCGGCATTCTCCCCGTCCTGATTCACGGCGACGCCGCATTCGCGGGTCAGGGCGTCGTGGTGGAGACACTGCAGATGTCGCAGCTGCCCGCGTACCACACAGGCGGCACGGTCCGGATCAACATCAACAATCAGGTCGGGTTCACGACGCTCCCCGAAGCAGGCCGAAGCTCGACATACTCCACGGACGTGGCGAAGACGGTGCAGGCGCCCGTCTTCCACGTGAATGGCGAGGATCCGGAGGCGGTCGTGCGAGTCGCAGAACTGGCCTTCGCTTATCGCCAAAGATTCCACCGAGACGTCGTGATCGACCTGATCTGCTACCGCAGGCGCGGCCACAACGAAGCCGATGAGCCGTCGATGACCCAGCCCCAGATGTACGACCTCGTCGAGGCCAAACACTCGGTGCGTGAGCTC encodes:
- a CDS encoding GDSL-type esterase/lipase family protein, with translation MRRRSSRPLLAVFAAVVVALSAPFLAGGAASAESNGGVRVMTLGDSITDGLTVPGGYRIGLWQKLVAGGHTVDFVGSQFNGPSSLGDHDHEGHSGWRIDQIDANIVNWLRTTTPRTVLLHIGTNDMFGNAANAPARLSTLLDRITNTSPGIIVFVATIIPFPAADAAVRTFNAAIPGIVQGKVAAGKRVYLVDMYRALTATDLADGVHPNAGGYEKMSTVWFNALRSVPDSLTNGTPSPSPTTPAPPTTPPPTTPPPGGSCTAQTSPGTVWGDRYNTAVTVNGASTWTVVVSVNAPQRITTTWSGSASLNSNGTVLTMRSNGSGNTFGFTTMTNGNSGARPQINSCTAG
- a CDS encoding glycoside hydrolase family 30 beta sandwich domain-containing protein, encoding MKKNQVVMVAAATALATVAGVLTAPPPLLAATPDITVNTASSYQTIDGFGAATPIFNGSGSPWTDSETQTLVGMGQGQLGMSIVRTVVSPVSSEWSLYANSLKMAKSYGSDVKILASPWTAPAAFKTNNSRINGGKLRTDYYDDYAEHLNSYVQYMKGQGVPIDVTSVQNEPDWHPDYDSMDWTGTELRNFVRDQGTRIRDTRLMVGESLRFNRAYTDPTLQDATARNNVGYVGGHLYDAENSGNLSSYPLANQYGKNQWMTEWNLHAADGNGSNIWGNPSNAAVWNETLDNIMRTVHRSMEASWSAYIWWYGRRFYSFIGDGDSQYGTTKGAVLRRGQAFSQYSKYVRPGDKRVALSKSSKTSSLEVTAYQGRGKVTLVILNRSNSAVDSAVVQTPQSISNAEYTVTSQGLGAAAQPVSLGDGQATINIPARSISTLTVSEGAAPTDPPTTPPAGDSCSASVTQGTVWGDRYNTSVTVSGASNWTAVVSITSPQRVSTTWGGGSFTWDSSGTVATVRSNGSGNTFGFTTMMNGNSGARPQIRSCTAS
- a CDS encoding GNAT family N-acetyltransferase, whose amino-acid sequence is MQDLGSVAWPPEPIRTERLVLRETEARDRAAFIELLASPEAHTYLGGPRPRDVLERELPEVPERWPGSFVVDLDGIMIGQILLRRPARHRPAAMGKVDLGYLFLPRAWGLGYAVEACAAALGWLDNVLPGEPVVLATQTANVGSMRLAAKLGFTEVERFHAWDAEQWLGMRSPVTPSS
- a CDS encoding LysR family transcriptional regulator gives rise to the protein MRYDLDDLRLFLHVVAEGSITSGAGRMHLSLPSASARVRALEQSAGVALLIRGRRGVRPTPAGTTLARHARDVLTQTARLDGAVASYRRPPATPLVLLAGGSAMHRLIPLALVSFLREYPDVDVTVAECRTPRTVRMLADGEADLGIVLDDEARGCGLDTEALGDDSLVVIGQAGGILAGRTAMPYREVAEHPLVGLDAGSSLRRWIEKHVGAHAPVPRYRTSVANLNTVIALVAAGAGLAVVPRRAVDPNQPLAMCDLQEPWSRRRHLLAWGTKVEVASGAAGALAEHLRRVALSDEGASLPQ
- a CDS encoding sulfite exporter TauE/SafE family protein; the protein is MFAGLAAGALNAIGGGGTFVALPAMVAVGVPPVTANASTTVALVPGAVVSAWVYRKELAPVGKTSLAALTSASVLGGGLGAGLLLALPAATFDAAVPWLLAFGTLVLALGRRLARALSTALGRPLDLGARAVLLGQFLLAIYGGYFGGAVGILMLALWGIGLGLDAATSNPARITQVTAVYLTATALFLVASDVLNDPLPLATMLAGAVAGGFVGAHVARRLPARLLRGIILASAGTMTTLYFLRG
- a CDS encoding TetR/AcrR family transcriptional regulator encodes the protein MGRPMQFDADAAVETAMGLFWRNGYAATTPQALTSELGIGKGSLYNTFESKHNLFLLSLARYSAWRMKFLSENFSSAAPVRLQLREAVEVLTGYGDHDRGCLLVNASAELGSADRAVTDVTDGLFVGIEDAFRQAIQRGQRDGELNTVRDAATEAGALLTTVIGTSLLVKARTDQSRVLRIIDATIEDL
- a CDS encoding multifunctional oxoglutarate decarboxylase/oxoglutarate dehydrogenase thiamine pyrophosphate-binding subunit/dihydrolipoyllysine-residue succinyltransferase subunit, with amino-acid sequence MSVSTTGAAGKPSSEYSVNDWLVDEMYEKFLLDRDSVDRSWWPTLESYEPVVTTNQEHDPSLAAADGRSSRTASTPIRSEPFPTDPPETRRASAQATDEVRDAATPLRGTAKSLALNMDASLSVPTATGVRTVPAKLMVDNRTVINDHLRRRHGGKVSITHLVAWAVVRSLKELPSQNVYYQEIDGRPSALTPSHVSLGIAIDISKAGGDRSLVVPAIRQADAMSFDEFVAAYEELVSRARANQLTAGDFERVTISLTNPGGVGTKHSVPRLMRGQGSIIGVGALDLPAEFRGASPKTLAALGVGKTLTLTSTYDHRVIQGAGSGEFLKLIDEHLTGGHGFYDAIFTALRIPYEPIRWAADLGTEVKGGVDKATRVQDLINSFRVSGHLMADVDPLDYRQRSHPDLELASHGLSLWDLDREFATTGIGGGTSAPLREILGVLHESYCRTTGIEYMHIADPAQRHWFQAHVERPYAKPSKSEQLRVLGKLTEAEVFETFLQKKYVGQTRFSLEGAESLIPLLDTLMRQSLRAGLEEVAIGMAHRGRLNVLTNIAGMTYGQLFREFEGMNSGDEGSGDVKYHLGNEGTYRSVEGEQIPVSLAANPSHLEAVDGVLEGIVRGKLDRGAHFGILPVLIHGDAAFAGQGVVVETLQMSQLPAYHTGGTVRININNQVGFTTLPEAGRSSTYSTDVAKTVQAPVFHVNGEDPEAVVRVAELAFAYRQRFHRDVVIDLICYRRRGHNEADEPSMTQPQMYDLVEAKHSVRELYAEALRRRGDISADECQASDRDFQARLERAFAETKAAETGTITVPPEGAASVAELERMMAREHEAVTEPETTGVSTATIELIGDASVNKPDGFTVHPKLQALLEKRREMSRSGAVDWAFAEVLALGSLLAEGTPVRMAGQDTRRGTFAQRHAVLHDRATGDEWSPLANLTQDQARFWVYDSLLSEYAALAFEYGYSAERAEALVLWEAQFGDFVNGAQIVIDEFVSSAEQKWGQRSGVVLLLPHGYEGQGPDHSSARIERFLQLCAEENMTVAQPSSPASYFHLLRRHAHTRPRQPLVVMTPKSMLRMRAATSSLDEFTSGRFEPVLDDGRSTDTSAVRRAVLVSGKLYYDLLARLAIRPDPSIAILRIEQLYPLPVDELNRRLQAYPNAEIVWAQEEPKNQGAWTFLLSELAPSLPRPLRLVSRTASAAPATGSAKRHAREQEDLVDRVLS